The following proteins come from a genomic window of Deltaproteobacteria bacterium:
- a CDS encoding sigma-70 family RNA polymerase sigma factor, whose translation MQKNLNLNLFFRIRRFLMSEKELSVINNESADDEALFARFKGGDHSAFDLLLKRYQAPIFSLILKSVGNRQSAEELFQDVFFKIIEKRDSFRTDVSFRAWLFTVCRNTCIDTARKNKRAPGIDSIFVDEEKPLEIRQAGNNPGPLEGAAGAQLDSFLEEALRELPPQQRETFYLKVKGEMTFEEIGAVMKCSVNTAKSRLRYAAETLRGIFGKRGYLK comes from the coding sequence ATGCAAAAGAACCTGAATTTAAACCTATTTTTTAGAATCCGGCGTTTTCTCATGAGTGAAAAGGAATTATCGGTAATCAACAACGAATCGGCCGACGACGAGGCCCTTTTTGCGCGTTTTAAGGGAGGGGACCATTCCGCCTTCGACCTCCTCCTCAAACGCTACCAGGCGCCGATTTTTTCGCTGATCCTCAAGTCGGTTGGAAACCGTCAAAGCGCCGAAGAGCTTTTTCAGGATGTCTTTTTCAAGATCATTGAAAAGAGGGATTCATTTCGGACCGATGTTTCGTTCCGCGCCTGGCTTTTCACCGTTTGCAGAAATACCTGTATCGACACCGCGCGAAAAAACAAGAGGGCGCCGGGGATCGACTCGATTTTTGTCGACGAGGAGAAACCGCTGGAGATCAGGCAGGCGGGCAACAACCCTGGCCCTCTGGAAGGAGCCGCCGGCGCCCAGCTCGATTCGTTCCTCGAAGAGGCCCTTCGTGAACTCCCCCCTCAACAGCGCGAGACGTTTTATCTGAAGGTGAAGGGGGAAATGACGTTTGAAGAAATCGGCGCCGTGATGAAATGCTCCGTTAACACCGCCAAAAGCCGCC